CTATTGGCTGATGTCACAAGAATGCCttcatatgaataaagctctctgatttccctgcaaaaaaaaaaaaaaattagtGCGTAGCGTCTCACAATCTCTCTCGCTCTCAGGTTTAAGATCAGGCTCGATTTCATATTTGCTTTTAGCCCAAAATTGTTCAGGTTTGAGATCAGGCTCGATTTCATATTTGTTTTTAGCCCAAAAATCTGGGTTTATATAGAAGTACGGAAGTTctcaaaaggaacaaggatcgcACACGTCGAATCCTCAACATGATTTGCATCTACCCTGGAAATCAAACGATCTTTTCATGTGGTTTATCAGTAGATTCGTTCCCTTCTGTGACATGTGTTGTATATCAGTATATGTATCATCTTATACCCATACAGTTACAACAGTGCCTTCTTAATAAAAAGCAAACAAATGCAGCCCAGGCATGATCGGAGGCTTCAGATAGACAACTCATCGTTCCGCACATCAAAGCCAACAGGTACTCGGTTATACAACAGCAGTCGGATACGCAAATCGTCTTCACGGAGCAGCACCGGCGGCGTCCTCCGACGACTTCTTGTACTCAGGCTTGAGCTCGTGCGTGCCCTGGTTCGGACCTCGTTTGTTGTACATACAGAGGTCGTTCAATATCTCCTTGAGGAATTGCTGCATATAGCCAGGCACAAACAGATGCGTAAGCAAGTGGTCGAGAAACGAACAAATTGCAGATCTGTACTGGAAACCACTTCATATTAGCAGGACAGATTTCTTTTTTCCCTGCTAACGATGCCAGGGATATAAGCTTAGGAAGTACCTCTGGCTGGTCAGTCTCTTGCACTAGAGCCTTCAGTGCCCAGTTAGGCTGCTTTTCGAAAAGCTTGAAGATAATGTTTTCCAGTTCCCGACGGTCCCTACGTGTCCTTTTGACATCGGATGGTTTGGTTGGCGTTGGCTTCCTCTTCTCCTGCACAGCACAAATTTATATATGTCATGACAAGTTATAATTGGCAAATTACAGACGATGGGCAACAAAAATGGATGCATGGATCTGAAGTGGAAGAAAAACTTCAAAATTGCAAATCATTTTACAATCAACAGTTATACAGGTAATATGAAAATGGATGTACACTCTACATAACTTGACTTTGTATCTAAATTCGGGAAACAATGCATGGCATATTGAAACCACCTCGATGTATTAACAAATGTTAACATATATCACTATGGACAAAAGCACAATGGATAATCCACAAATGGCAGAAGAAGCAACTACCTTGGAACTAGAAGATATCAGACCAACCATGCCAGGCATGGGTCTCATGCTCATTCCATGGTCATTATCAAGTACCTACAAGCAGTGAAGACAATGGTTAATTATAATAGCCTAAAGACGCGATAAGGTGAAAGGGCCATTGAAGCACTCCACCTGCACTTTTCTAGTTTTAACCATCGACTTTTGTGTTCTTTCACGGCATAACTTCGCGTAGTTTAATAAGTTATCCTTGTGAGGTTCCATGTCGAATTTATGCTCGACTTTTCCTTCACATGAGAGTTTTCCTGCAACAAACGGTTATGTTTCGGTCATATTCAAAACTAATAAGTGCCACTGTGCCACTCCAAGAATCCCAGAAGTCTTCGAGAACCAAGAACCACAGAGCTGCTAGTAAGTGCGAATTTTTCAATCTTGTTACAGGCAGTAACCTGCCAGTGGTGACCAGTTACCGGTGGTAGGCCATCTGAAGTTAGCAGGTTAGGGTTTCAATATTACTTAGTGAGCTATATGAATTTAGAAGCAGCTCAGCAAGTTAGACAGCACCACATATGACAGTAGTCTCCCTATTTTTCTGAAATAACTGAAAGGATGTATCAATGTGCACAAATTCTGCAAAATCGCTCAGGGAGCATGGTGAACATTGACATCTCATATGTTTCAAATTTTACATGATGGAGTCAAAACAGAACATCACCACAGAGAGAAGATTGCATGGGAAAACAACCCAAAACTACACCATGTTTGATGGCAATGTTTATTGAGGTTTGAGGAATCGAAGGCACTATGCACTCAGTGATCACACAACAATTATGTAAAACGTCCCCACAGACTAAAGCATCCGATCGCCTAACAAAACACTGGACAATACATACACAAGAAAAACTCCTAAGCTACATGAATTCCGTAAGAACCAAAATACATGCTAGACATGAATTATATGTCAAGAAAATATTACTCTTGGAATAAATGCAATCACCACCAAGACACCTACTACTACTACACTAGTAAATTCTAAATCCTGAAACTTGTGGTTGTGGGTTTAGAATATTGCTTAGAATATTCAGGCAGATACAATAGGCCAACATAGacaaattcacaaatatatgaAGAAAAAGGTGGAATGTTCTATGCTCGCACGGCGACATTTTAGAAGGACAGGGTATCAAAATTATGAAGATGGGACAATCACTATCATTAAAATTCTAAGCAAATAGGCCAACATAGACAAATTCACAAATATATGGCATGTTCTATGCTCGCACGGCGACTTTTTAGAAGAAAAGGGTATCAAAATTATGAAGATGGGACAATCACTATCATTAAAACTCAACAGATAGCCCAACTAGTGCAATCAAAATCAGAAAATCCATACATGCCAAACTAAATCATTCAAGTCAGATAATTGATGTAGAAGTAACTGTGTGGATTCATTTCTCATGAGTACGGTGCAAAAGGTTTGGCACTGAAACCATTTGCAGATGTTAACAAATTCATATTGACAACCACAATGTATAGATAAAAACATTTGAAGTGCACGTGTCTAGCTCTCTTGTAGAAAATATGCAGCATGTGCGGAATATTAAAGACATGACACATCACAGAATTATAGTACAGCATATTTGACTGTTTCCACAAGATTACTATTGCATATAAAATCAATATCTGTGTTAAACCAAAAGTACATAGGCAGAACCAAAGTGCAAATCCAAACCAAGCACATCAGTCAGGACAACAGAATATCCAGGCCAGTAAAATACACAAATAAGAAAAACATTGACACATGCACTACAATAATAACGAGCAGGGAATTTGTTTCATACCCTGATTAGTCTCAGAGAAAACACACATGGGTACAAAATCCTTGAACATATTCAAGGAGTAACTCTTTGGTAGATTGCAAGTGCTGGCTACACTAGTTTGAGACATCTCCATCTTGAACTGCCATTCCAAATAACAAGTCGTAAGAACAATAAGCACCACAAGCAAGAAATAATGAGTATGATACAGACATAGAATGAGTGATAATTAACAGTTGGCACAGCAGTATGCCATGCAGTTCTTCAAATGAGTATCTTCAATACACTAAGTTCAATCTGCATAAGATTTTTATGCTTTTCATTCATGGTGTAATGTAGAATACATCGATTACTTAATTAACTCATGCAAAATGCATTTTCTCTTCCACCTACCAAATCAATCCTAGCATCAGAGATTACCATTCACCCATCGACTTCATCATCCATTAACAAACTATATGCTGCAGTTCAACCAGTCTTCACCAAACTTCTTCCTAGCCTAGCTTGCGAACTCAAACAAATCCCCGAATCATATATAGAAGGCGCGTTGTTGTTCATGAGCACAATTGTCTCCAATCATAGTTTATATTCTCATCAACCACCTAATGCTACCTGATTAAAACAAGCACCTAAATGTGTTCAACCATATCATCAGTAACTACA
This DNA window, taken from Triticum aestivum cultivar Chinese Spring chromosome 1D, IWGSC CS RefSeq v2.1, whole genome shotgun sequence, encodes the following:
- the LOC123182568 gene encoding general transcription factor IIF subunit 2 encodes the protein MGDEAKYLETARADRSVWLMKCPPVVSQAWQGASSSSGDANPNPVVAKVVLSLDPLSSAEPSLQFKMEMSQTSVASTCNLPKSYSLNMFKDFVPMCVFSETNQGKLSCEGKVEHKFDMEPHKDNLLNYAKLCRERTQKSMVKTRKVQVLDNDHGMSMRPMPGMVGLISSSSKEKRKPTPTKPSDVKRTRRDRRELENIIFKLFEKQPNWALKALVQETDQPEQFLKEILNDLCMYNKRGPNQGTHELKPEYKKSSEDAAGAAP